In a genomic window of Rhabdothermincola sediminis:
- a CDS encoding LLM class F420-dependent oxidoreductase, with the protein MKVDGGLGLALTLDNIVQQAQDGEAAGYDGFWSAETSHDPFFPLLLAAEHTERIQLGTGIAVAFARNPMITANIGYDLQVYSKGRFLLGLGSQIKPHITKRFSMPWSHPAARMREFVQAMRAIWESWDTGGKLDFRGDFYTHTLMTPFFNPGPNPYGPPKVFLAAVGEKMTEVVGEVCDGMLCHGFTTERYLKEVTLPALDRGLARSGRTREQLELSLPAFVVTGTNEEEMAASAKGVRQQIAFYGSTPAYRPVLALHGWGDLQDELNALSKQGEWVEMGELIDDEILQAFAVVAEPDQLAAGLLARYGGLVDRISFYAPYKAAPETWLPVIAALKAG; encoded by the coding sequence ATGAAGGTCGACGGAGGACTCGGGCTCGCGCTCACACTCGACAACATCGTCCAGCAGGCACAGGATGGGGAAGCGGCCGGCTACGACGGCTTCTGGTCGGCGGAGACCAGCCACGACCCGTTCTTCCCGCTGCTGCTCGCCGCCGAGCACACCGAGCGCATCCAGCTCGGCACCGGCATCGCGGTGGCGTTCGCCCGCAACCCGATGATCACCGCCAACATCGGCTACGACCTGCAGGTCTACTCGAAGGGCCGGTTCCTGCTCGGCCTCGGCTCGCAGATCAAGCCCCACATCACCAAGCGCTTCTCCATGCCCTGGTCACACCCCGCCGCTCGTATGCGCGAGTTCGTCCAGGCCATGCGCGCCATCTGGGAGAGCTGGGACACCGGCGGCAAGCTCGACTTCCGAGGCGACTTCTACACCCATACGCTGATGACGCCGTTCTTCAACCCCGGTCCGAACCCCTACGGCCCACCCAAGGTGTTCCTCGCCGCCGTGGGCGAGAAGATGACCGAGGTGGTGGGCGAGGTGTGCGACGGGATGCTCTGTCACGGCTTCACCACCGAGCGCTACCTGAAGGAGGTCACGCTCCCCGCGCTCGATCGGGGCCTGGCCCGTAGTGGCCGCACCCGGGAGCAGCTCGAGCTGTCGCTGCCGGCGTTCGTGGTGACCGGCACCAACGAGGAGGAGATGGCCGCCTCTGCCAAGGGGGTCCGCCAGCAGATCGCCTTCTACGGCTCCACCCCCGCCTACCGGCCAGTGCTAGCCCTCCACGGCTGGGGTGATCTGCAGGACGAGCTGAACGCGCTGTCCAAGCAGGGAGAGTGGGTCGAGATGGGCGAGCTCATCGATGACGAGATCCTGCAGGCGTTCGCGGTGGTGGCCGAACCGGACCAGCTCGCCGCGGGCTTGCTCGCCCGCTACGGCGGATTGGTCGACCGCATCAGTTTCTACGCCCCTTACAAGGCCGCGCCGGAGACCTGGCTGCCGGTGATCGCGGCGCTCAAGGCCGGCTGA
- a CDS encoding AMP-binding protein → MLSLLSRLERAADSGGTVTFVSGDTSIAVPWSQLHDEARASAAALQHRGIGPGRHVAILAPTTRALVTAIQATWLAGATIVVLPLPMRLASIEEFIAQTRERVRRADTDLLLIDPDLAPYLESRPGDPPSLVLTELIEVGTRLGAGAYQRPADDLDALAILQFTSGSTSEPKGVMLPQRVLGANLDACIEAGQLQDDDVFVSWLPLYHDMGLVGMLSIPMTTGRDLVLGAPQDFLGSPARWMRWISDHRGTVTAGPNFSWVLATRALRRATDLDLSSLRIALNGAEPVDPRTVEAFVEAGAPFGLRPGAIFPAFGMAELAIGGTFPEPMRGLRTDAVDRRVLESERYAAPAEPAAEGTREFALLGRPLPGLEIRIADPDSGRPLAEREVGELEIRGTSVTPGYYRNPEATAAMFRDGWLRTGDLGYLVGGELVLCGRIKDVIIIGGRNIFPEDVERAVAEIDGVRAGNVIAFGVEGAKGKEQMVVVAESRADDPDGLRRLVHHRAMEVVGAPPHDIVLVTPGTLPKTSSGKLQRSLCRAKYLSRELQPVH, encoded by the coding sequence ATGCTGAGTCTTCTCTCGCGCCTCGAGCGCGCCGCTGATTCGGGCGGGACCGTCACCTTCGTCTCCGGCGACACCTCGATCGCGGTCCCCTGGTCCCAACTCCACGACGAGGCCCGGGCCTCCGCGGCGGCGCTGCAGCACCGTGGCATCGGCCCCGGGCGGCATGTGGCCATCCTGGCTCCGACCACCCGGGCCCTGGTCACCGCCATCCAGGCCACCTGGCTGGCGGGCGCCACCATCGTGGTGCTGCCCCTGCCGATGCGGTTGGCCTCCATCGAGGAGTTCATCGCCCAGACCCGCGAGCGGGTGCGCCGGGCCGACACGGACCTTCTGCTGATCGACCCGGATCTCGCACCCTACCTGGAGTCCCGGCCGGGCGATCCGCCCTCGCTGGTGCTCACCGAGCTCATCGAGGTCGGCACGCGGCTCGGGGCCGGCGCGTACCAGCGCCCGGCCGACGACCTCGACGCTCTGGCGATCCTGCAGTTCACCAGCGGCTCCACCTCCGAGCCGAAGGGGGTGATGCTGCCCCAGCGGGTGCTCGGCGCCAACCTCGACGCCTGCATCGAAGCCGGCCAGCTCCAGGACGACGACGTGTTCGTGTCCTGGCTGCCCCTCTACCACGACATGGGCCTGGTGGGGATGCTGAGCATCCCGATGACCACCGGGCGTGACCTGGTGCTCGGCGCGCCGCAGGACTTCCTCGGCTCCCCGGCCCGCTGGATGCGATGGATCTCCGACCACCGGGGCACCGTCACCGCGGGGCCGAACTTCTCGTGGGTGCTGGCCACCCGCGCGCTGCGTCGAGCCACCGATCTCGACCTGTCCTCGCTGCGGATCGCGCTGAACGGCGCCGAGCCGGTCGACCCTCGCACCGTGGAGGCCTTCGTCGAAGCGGGAGCGCCGTTCGGCCTGCGTCCCGGGGCCATCTTCCCGGCCTTCGGCATGGCCGAGCTGGCCATCGGCGGCACCTTCCCCGAACCGATGCGCGGCCTGCGCACCGACGCGGTGGACCGCCGGGTGCTGGAGTCGGAGCGCTACGCCGCGCCCGCGGAGCCTGCCGCTGAGGGCACCCGGGAGTTCGCCTTGCTGGGCCGGCCCCTGCCCGGGCTGGAGATCCGCATCGCCGACCCCGACAGCGGCCGGCCGCTCGCGGAGCGGGAGGTGGGCGAGCTCGAGATCCGTGGCACGTCGGTGACCCCTGGCTACTACCGCAACCCGGAGGCCACCGCGGCGATGTTCCGGGACGGCTGGCTGCGCACCGGCGACCTCGGCTACCTGGTCGGCGGGGAGCTGGTGCTGTGCGGGCGCATCAAGGACGTGATCATCATCGGGGGCCGCAACATCTTCCCCGAGGACGTCGAGCGGGCCGTGGCTGAGATCGACGGGGTCCGGGCCGGCAACGTGATCGCCTTCGGCGTGGAAGGGGCCAAGGGCAAGGAGCAGATGGTGGTCGTGGCCGAGAGTCGCGCCGACGATCCCGATGGCCTGCGCCGGCTGGTCCACCACCGGGCGATGGAGGTGGTGGGCGCCCCGCCCCACGACATCGTGCTGGTCACCCCAGGGACCTTGCCCAAGACCTCCTCGGGCAAGTTGCAGCGCAGCCTCTGTCGAGCGAAGTACCTGAGCCGGGAGCTGCAACCGGTTCACTGA
- a CDS encoding ABC transporter permease subunit codes for MASTLHVLCKVGGAEGGMAAAELIDAPMLRRAAVAAGPAAAIIAVQLALFPAPAGVFLVGAVLGLLGALVAVGMALVYRANRILNFAQSDLGFAPAVLAANLILYSGLNYLLGAAIGLAAAVVLGAVVELAIIRRFFRASRLILTVATIGLSQMLWVIAMLLPRLWDQRPNTLKIEIPLTWSFEVSPLLFSADHLVALVVAPVVLVVVALFLRYTAVGMAIRASAERADRASLLGVPVRRLQTLVWAISALLSFTGLFLRAGVVGLPALGVASFGALLFALAALMLGRLDHLPAVALSAVALGILEQGVVWNHPRNPEYVYPIVAAIVMVALAARRTGSTRAEQDGSSSWQAADEIRPIPHELRLLPQVRAVSWGGLAVLSLVLVTVPVWLEWLPGDRGSADLRKAAAVAIFGLVALSVIVLTGWAGQVSLGQMAIAGYGGAVGALAVSSWGVDLGIAMLASALAGGGIAVLVGLPALRLRGLFLAVVTFAFALASSFWLLSPKHVRWIPDRRFERPALFGFIDTSADRTLYLVALATFGLALLAARGIRRSRTGRVLLAQRENERAVQAYGVNLTRTKLTAFALSGGIAAVAGCLLTVLQQQYSPALYEPGTNFAVFTSAVVGGLGSLAGAFLGALFLQGGTWFLPVQWQLLPSAIGVLFVLMVFPGGLAGLVYRLRDLWLRAVARRRGIVVPSLLADVRQDRVPVEHAERAVEQTAERADAPGAAAGPVLVRDPAGVVSTGEPAGSGS; via the coding sequence GTGGCGAGCACGTTGCACGTGCTGTGCAAGGTCGGGGGGGCCGAAGGGGGCATGGCTGCGGCTGAGCTGATCGACGCGCCGATGCTGCGGCGGGCTGCGGTCGCCGCCGGTCCCGCCGCGGCGATCATCGCGGTGCAGCTCGCCCTGTTCCCCGCGCCGGCGGGGGTGTTCCTCGTGGGTGCCGTGCTCGGCCTGCTCGGCGCGCTGGTCGCGGTGGGGATGGCGCTCGTGTACCGGGCGAACCGCATCTTGAACTTCGCCCAGTCGGACCTCGGGTTCGCACCGGCTGTGCTGGCCGCGAACCTCATCCTCTATTCGGGGCTGAACTACCTCCTCGGCGCCGCCATCGGCCTGGCCGCCGCGGTCGTGCTGGGCGCGGTGGTGGAGCTGGCGATCATCCGCCGGTTCTTCCGCGCCTCGCGGCTGATCCTCACGGTGGCCACCATCGGTCTCTCCCAGATGCTGTGGGTCATCGCCATGCTGCTGCCGCGGCTGTGGGACCAGCGGCCCAACACGCTCAAGATCGAGATCCCGCTCACCTGGAGCTTCGAGGTGAGTCCGCTGCTGTTCTCCGCCGATCACCTCGTCGCCCTGGTGGTCGCCCCCGTGGTGCTGGTCGTCGTGGCGCTGTTCCTGCGGTACACCGCGGTGGGCATGGCGATCCGGGCCAGCGCCGAGCGTGCCGATCGGGCCAGCCTCCTCGGGGTTCCCGTCCGGCGGCTCCAGACGCTCGTGTGGGCGATCTCCGCCCTGCTCTCGTTCACCGGGTTGTTCCTGCGGGCCGGCGTGGTCGGCCTCCCCGCGCTCGGGGTGGCGAGCTTCGGGGCGCTGCTCTTCGCCCTGGCCGCGCTGATGCTCGGCCGGCTCGACCACCTGCCGGCCGTCGCGCTGTCGGCCGTGGCCCTCGGGATCCTCGAGCAGGGTGTGGTGTGGAACCACCCCCGCAACCCCGAGTACGTGTACCCGATCGTCGCCGCCATCGTCATGGTGGCGCTCGCCGCCCGGCGCACGGGCAGCACCCGGGCCGAGCAGGACGGCTCGTCGAGCTGGCAGGCCGCGGACGAGATCCGACCGATCCCCCACGAGCTACGACTCCTGCCGCAGGTGCGGGCCGTGAGCTGGGGAGGGTTGGCAGTGCTGAGCCTCGTGCTGGTCACCGTCCCGGTGTGGCTCGAGTGGCTGCCCGGCGATCGGGGCAGCGCGGACCTCCGGAAGGCCGCGGCGGTCGCCATCTTCGGGCTGGTGGCCCTGTCGGTGATCGTGCTCACCGGGTGGGCCGGCCAAGTCTCGCTCGGTCAGATGGCCATCGCGGGCTACGGGGGTGCGGTGGGCGCCCTCGCGGTGTCCTCCTGGGGGGTCGACCTGGGGATCGCGATGCTGGCGAGCGCGCTCGCCGGTGGTGGCATCGCGGTGCTCGTCGGGCTCCCGGCGCTGCGCCTGCGCGGGCTGTTCCTGGCGGTGGTCACCTTCGCCTTCGCACTCGCGAGCTCGTTCTGGTTGCTCAGTCCCAAGCACGTCCGCTGGATACCCGACCGGCGCTTCGAGCGCCCGGCACTGTTCGGCTTCATCGACACCTCCGCCGACCGCACGCTGTATCTCGTCGCGCTCGCCACCTTCGGGCTGGCATTGCTCGCCGCTCGGGGCATCCGCCGGAGCCGCACCGGTCGGGTGCTGCTCGCCCAGCGGGAGAACGAGCGGGCGGTGCAGGCCTACGGGGTCAACCTGACCCGCACCAAGCTCACCGCGTTCGCGCTCTCCGGCGGCATCGCCGCGGTCGCCGGCTGCCTGCTCACCGTGCTGCAACAGCAGTACAGCCCCGCGCTCTACGAGCCGGGCACCAACTTCGCCGTGTTCACCTCCGCGGTGGTGGGTGGTCTCGGCTCGCTCGCCGGGGCCTTCCTCGGTGCGCTCTTCCTGCAGGGCGGCACGTGGTTCCTGCCGGTGCAGTGGCAGCTGCTGCCCTCCGCCATCGGCGTGCTGTTCGTGCTCATGGTCTTCCCGGGCGGCTTGGCTGGGCTGGTGTACCGGCTCCGCGACCTGTGGTTGCGGGCGGTGGCCCGGCGCCGGGGGATCGTCGTGCCCAGCCTGTTGGCCGACGTGCGGCAGGATCGGGTACCGGTCGAGCACGCCGAGCGGGCCGTGGAGCAGACGGCGGAGCGGGCCGACGCACCCGGCGCCGCGGCGGGACCGGTCCTGGTCCGCGACCCGGCCGGTGTCGTGTCCACCGGTGAGCCCGCCGGGAGCGGCTCGTGA
- a CDS encoding HAD-IA family hydrolase — MRYHTVLFDLDGTLTDPREGLLNGLERALATIGMTVEDRDSLDILIGPPAHDGFARYLGLTEPSLSVAVAAYREYVAERGAFENRVIDGVPELLAELTGAGASLAVATSKPTPTAMTVLDHFGLTSWFAFVAGADYTGDRQTKRDVIEHALRELRVRSPEGVVMVGDREHDVIAARHLGVASIGVLWGYGPRSELEDAGADHVVETVAELRELLLSRP, encoded by the coding sequence ATGCGCTACCACACGGTGCTGTTCGACCTCGACGGCACCCTCACCGACCCTCGCGAGGGGCTGCTCAACGGGCTCGAGCGGGCCCTGGCGACGATCGGCATGACCGTCGAGGACCGGGACTCGCTCGACATCCTCATCGGGCCACCGGCACACGACGGCTTCGCCCGCTACCTCGGTCTCACGGAACCGTCCCTGTCGGTGGCGGTCGCCGCCTACCGGGAGTACGTCGCGGAGCGGGGGGCCTTCGAGAACCGGGTCATCGACGGGGTGCCCGAGCTGCTCGCCGAGCTCACGGGGGCCGGTGCGTCCCTGGCGGTGGCGACCTCCAAGCCCACCCCCACGGCGATGACGGTGCTCGACCACTTCGGTCTCACCTCGTGGTTCGCGTTCGTGGCCGGCGCCGACTACACCGGCGACCGCCAGACCAAGCGGGACGTGATCGAGCACGCGCTGAGGGAGCTTCGGGTCCGCTCCCCGGAGGGGGTGGTGATGGTCGGTGACCGCGAGCACGACGTCATCGCGGCCCGGCACCTCGGCGTCGCCTCGATCGGCGTTCTGTGGGGTTACGGCCCCCGCAGCGAGCTCGAGGACGCCGGCGCCGACCACGTGGTCGAGACCGTGGCCGAACTGCGAGAGCTGCTGCTCAGCCGGCCTTGA